The Malus domestica chromosome 06, GDT2T_hap1 genome has a segment encoding these proteins:
- the LOC103420346 gene encoding uncharacterized protein, translated as MVRLRGGAKREQTSPLGEIGDEIKAMDVEDDNARDGKKRHEIGDQTDSFAEMNTKNLLKLLEDGTKCVGNLVELERIKEGNKVLVRDRDMQRRVAEKKPEIQKKDMRVEACISKPALQPSADELARAKAEARKKILPCPRCESLNTRFEQFKYSNLRKEKRLCRDCKRSWIVGGKLRRGGVNNSLKLGLVSL; from the exons atggttcGTCTGCGGGGAGGTGCAAAGAGAGAGCAAACAAGCCCTCTGGGAGAAATTGGCGACGAAATTAAAGCAATGGACGTAGAAGATGACAATGCTCGAG ATGGCAAGAAGAGGCATGAGATTGGGGACCAAACTGATTCCTTTGCCGAAATG AATACTAAGAACCTGCTCAAACTTTTGGAAGACGGGAC TAAATGTGTGGGAAACCTTGTAGAGTTGGAAAGAATCAAAGAGGGGAACAAGGTGCTTGTTAGGGACAGG GACATGCAGCGGAGGGTTGCTGAGAAGAAGCCGGAAATTCAGAAGAAGGATATGAGAGTGGAAGCATGCATCTCTAAACCAG CATTGCAGCCTAGTGCTGATGAATTAGCCCGAGCTAAAGCGGAGGCACGCAAGAAGATACTTCCCTGCCCTCGCTGCGAAAGCTTGAACACAAGATTTGAACAGTTCAAATATTCCAATCTACGTAAAGAAAAACGTTTGTGCAGAGATTGTAAAAGAAGCTGGATTGTTGGTGGAAAGTTAAGAAGGGGTGGCGTTAACAACTCTCTTAAGCTAGGGTTAGTGTCTCTGTGA
- the LOC103420345 gene encoding cyclic dof factor 3-like: MLETKDPAIKLFGKKIALPADIEDLGFARPVEKEVEVESEEEDEEEEDEETEQDSPSRKSTESIEQDDGSPPKTEDPANLEILPDSNVNPKTPSTDEASALSKTAQTEKEPSTENSEEKALKKPDKILPCPRCNSMDTKFCYYNNYNVNQPRHFCKACQRYWTAGGTMRNVPVGAGRRKNKNSASHYRHFTITEALQAARIDAPNGAHHPALKSNGRVLSFGVDVPICDPMASVLNLADKNVSSSTRNGLHKGEEQVFRAPCKSRENGDDSSSASSVNVSKPHLVNVNGFSSQIPCLPGVPWPYPWNAAVPPPAFCPPGFPLSFCAAPYWNCGVPGTWNVPWFGPQPATPNQKSPHSSSNSPTLGKHSRDEDVVRPENLEKEEPSRQKNGCVLVPKTLRIDDPSEAAKSSIWATLGIKNDSISGKGLFKAFQPKSDQKKTVPETSPAMRANPAALSRSLNFHESS; the protein is encoded by the exons ATGCTGGAAACTAAGGACCCCGCGATCAAGCTCTTCGGGAAGAAGATTGCCCTCCCCGCCGACATCGAAGACTTGGGTTTTGCTCGGCCTGTAGAGAAAGAAGTGGAGGTAGAGTcagaggaggaggacgaagaagaagaggatgaaGAGACAGAGCAG GATTCGCCATCACGAAAATCGACTGAGAGCATAGAACAAGATGATGGTTCTCCTCCTAAAACTGAAGACCCTGCAAATCTGGAAATATTACCAGATTCTAATGTGAACCCGAAGACACCATCAACAGATGAAGCAAGTGCGCTATCGAAAACTGCTCAGACAGAGAAAGAACCGAGTACCGAAAACTCGGAAGAGAAAGCCCTGAAGAAGCCTGACAAGATACTTCCATGCCCCCGCTGCAATAGCATGGACACTAAATTTTGTTACTACAACAATTACAATGTCAATCAACCGCGGCATTTCTGCAAAGCCTGTCAAAGATACTGGACTGCAGGCGGTACCATGAGGAATGTGCCTGTGGGAGCTGGACGTCGCAAAAACAAGAACTCTGCCTCACATTATCGCCACTTCACCATTACCGAGGCTCTTCAAGCAGCTCGGATTGATGCTCCAAATGGAGCTCACCACCCTGCATTAAAAAGCAATGGTAGAGTCCTGAGCTTCGGAGTGGATGTACCTATTTGTGATCCTATGGCTTCTGTTCTAAATCTTGCAGATAAAAATGTTTCAAGTAGTACTCGAAATGGTTTACATAAAGGTGAAGAACAGGTATTTCGAGCTCCTTGCAAATCTAGGGAAAATGGTGATGATAGCTCCAGTGCATCTTCTGTAAATGTTTCAAAACCACACTTGGTGAATGTCAATGGGTTCTCTTCGCAAATTCCTTGTCTTCCTGGTGTTCCCTGGCCTTATCCATGGAATGCAGCAGTTCCCCCACCGGCTTTTTGTCCTCCAGGATTTCCTCTATCATTTTGTGCTGCACCTTATTGGAACTGTGGCGTGCCTGGCACCTGGAACGTTCCTTGGTTTGGTCCACAACCCGCTACTCCAAACCAAAAGTCTCCCCACTCTAGTTCAAATTCTCCAACATTGGGGAAGCATTCGAGGGATGAGGACGTTGTAAGACCAGAGAATCTGGAGAAGGAAGAGCCATCAAGACAGAAAAATGGATGCGTTTTGGTTCCGAAAACATTACGGATTGATGATCCAAGTGAAGCTGCAAAGAGTTCAATATGGGCAACGCTCGGGATCAAGAACGATTCCATCAGTGGCAAAGGACTGTTCAAGGCCTTCCAACCAAAGAGTGATCAAAAGAAAACTGTCCCTGAAACCTCCCCCGCAATGCGAGCAAATCCAGCTGCATTGTCTAGATCCCTCAACTTTCACGAGAGCTCATGA
- the LOC139196938 gene encoding uncharacterized protein, which translates to MPPRRESRRATESNFPDITQLGEAMAHAFQNAIRHPPPPQRTPLKTMYNLKLDRFMGNEGHEGAEKWLDHIEKTFQVMQSQGNLLANRWVETITWFLGREPAAWWVNQTKFMSPEMAADWEVFKENFMKRFVSLEYIDRKKQEFTQLKQKNMSAHEYYRKFTDLSRYDPDTAGNQAEMLRRFKLGTKRKWWTFASALPCTNYHEFSEILVRMEDSDNLPSNSEDDEDKNDNQKKEDRGKGISTQGTRKTQNFKKSGARSSSSSGGFSVTGPMRGGRFAGGPRFQRQRDFGGAGGSGAPLCRRCNFRHHGECMRSDGACYTCGQMGHRAAQCSQSQ; encoded by the coding sequence atgccgcctcgtagggaaTCACGCCGTGCTACTGAGTCTAATTTTCCTGATataactcaattaggggaagcgatgGCCCATGCCTTTCAAAATGCAATccgtcatcctcctcctcctcagagAACACCCCTGAAGACTATGTATAATCTGAAATTGGAccgtttcatgggtaatgaaggtcATGAAGGAGCAGAAAAATGGTtagaccatattgagaagacttttcaggtgatgcagagtcaggggaatcttcTTGCTAATAGATGGGTTGAGACCATTACTTGGTTTTTGGGGCGAGAGCCAGCAGCTTGGTGGGTAAATCAGACTAAGTTTATGTCACCTGAGATGGCAGCTGACTGGGAAGTATTCAAAGAGAATTTTATGAAAAGATTTGTTTCTCTGGAGTACATTGATCGTAAGAAGCaggagttcactcaattgaagcaaaagaatatgtcggcacatgagtattacaggaagtttacagacttgtctcgttatgaccctgatacagctggtaatcaggcAGAGATGCTTCGCCGTTTTAAGCTGGGAACTAAGAGGAAATGGTGGACTTTTGCTAGTGCGCTTCCTTGCACCAATTATCATGAGTTTTCTGAGATTTTGGTTAGGATGGAGGATTCTGACAACCTTCCTAGTAAcagtgaggatgatgaagataagaatgataatcagaagaaagaGGATAGGGGTAAAGGTATCTCCACTCAGGGAACCCGTAAGACgcagaatttcaagaaaagtggagcTCGCTCGAGTTCTTCCAGTGGAGGATTTAGTGTCACAGGCCCGATGAGAGGTGGAAGATTTGCTGGTGGACCTAGGtttcagagacagagagattttggtggtgctggtggttctggTGCTCCGTTGTGCCGCCGTTGTAATTTCAGACATCATGGAGAGTGTATGAGAAGTGATGGTGCTTGTtacacttgtggacagatgggacATAGGGCTGCTCAGTGTTCCCAGAGTCAGTAG
- the LOC114825555 gene encoding uncharacterized protein → MASSLLHVLVILLGFSQLIFLNAIPATRIGSLKLGPQLHQIAGSNKLVTTEKIYNERAISERMGVELNDYPGSGANNRHTPKP, encoded by the exons ATGGCAAGCAGTCTCCTTCATGTGCTTGTGATCTTGCTAGGGTTTTCTCAACTTATCTTCTTGAATGCCATCCCAGCTACAA GAATTGGAAGTCTAAAGCTTGGACCTCAACTTCATCAAATTGCAGGAAGTAACAAACTG GTAACCACAGAGAAGATCTATAATGAGAGAGCTATCAGTGAAAGGATGGGTGTGGAGCTAAATGACTACCCGGGATCAGGCGCCAACAACCGCCACACCCCGAAACCGTAG